The Homo sapiens chromosome 20, GRCh38.p14 Primary Assembly sequence TCAAGAGGTCAAATTTGAGGCCAAAAGCTCAGTAAAATCTCTTCTTTCACTTTGTGTGGAGTGAAAACAGACAGCCTAGCTGACCACAAACCAGCTTGTGTTTCAGCACTCTGGGTGTCATTTGCTTACCTGTAAACCCATGATTCCACCTGCTGTCATTTATTTACAAAGTGAATGCTTTATTTATCCATCAGTAGTTAGTCATAATAAAATATAGGTGAAACctacacttaaaaaatttttgttttgaagagtGGCCTCATAGATTGAGAGCTGAAAGGAGTAAAGCCTGATCTTGCGTTACCCATTTCTAGGACAATAGTCCCAATTGTGCCTTGCCTAGGACGCATGTTAGTATATGACATGGGGCAGTTTCACTCCTTTTAAAGTTCAGGTGTGATGTTTATCTAAAAGGGGAAGGTGGTAATGGAGCTCAGAGATTTCCAAATAAGGAGGCTCTTCATTATATTCATTGTATAACTTTGTAGCTCCTGGCATAAGTATCTAGGTTGTATTTGTTACTATTTACCTTGTACCTCTTAAAGACAATGTATCTGTGCTTTGCCACAGTAGAAGCAGGAAGGAAGATGCTTTTGAACAAATGGAGCATAACAAAAATGTCTGGCCTATTCTTCCCTCTTACAAgtctttaacaatttttaaaaatgacaatcaATCAAATTCAGCCAGGAATTTTTAATTTACCATCTAAAGATATAGAACCTGTGCTGTGTCATCAAGCGGTTCTAATTTAGGTGGTGGATGGTAGTGAGCCTCACTATCACTAGTACAGGCAGCCTAGGAATCATCGATTCTGAGGCCTTACTGCTGAGTTCTCCTATGAGCACATTCAGGTGTATCTGCACAATATTTTTATGCATCTTTGGTTAGGTGAAAAGCATCAACCTAGGATAGTTCCTTTGAGCATTTTCAAAATAAGGTGTATTTTTGTGTGGAAGAGAGGCCATCCATGATCAGGAGTGTGACAAAAACCTGGCCCCAACTTTTCAGCCAAGTTCAAGAAAGTCAGGGGTCTGCAGCAGCCCAGGGCAGGACGGTGTCTAGGCTGCGCTTCCTGTTCTTAATTCCAAGTGTTGTTTGGTGACTTTGAATCGCCCTCTGTTGTCTTTTCAGATTCATAAAAAAGAGGCCTTGTACAATGGGGGCAGCAGTGTACCTGAAGGGgccaagaaaaataatatgtggCATCTTCATCTGTCACACCTTTTCTTACTCGAAGTGGAGCAAACTGGGGAAAAGGGGGGAATTTCAGTCATCCGGTTGAATGGCTAacagtgtctttttattttcaaagctaACTTAAAATGATACAAGTTTGCTCAAGGCCTCTGGTGGTATCAGCCGCCCCATACCCCTGGGGACTGttaaatgtgtttccatttataggtagacttttcttttttctccttctccatcaAACATCTTAAGTTTCATGGGCTCTGTTaagaagtcaaagaaaaagtTGGAAGACAGTTTGTGGACTTTGCATATCTGGGCTTTCCGGGACGTAGGCCTGTGTCCCATCCAAGACACTGCTCACGTCTTAGCCTGATTACCTGGCCGCCTCGGCTCACCTGGGCACATGGTGAGCCGCGGAACTGGCAGGcaccaaacatttattgaatgaataaaccgTATCCCAGCAGACACCATGGTGGCAGCAGATGACCTAACCAAGGTCCCAGGAAAGGCGGGCTGGGGTCAACTGCTTGAAAATTTAGTAACCCTGCTCCTAATCCCGTGCACTGCTATATCCTAGTGTGCGGCGGGACACTTGAGAGTTTTGAAAGAACCCTCAAACAAGTTCACGTTCCGTAAACTACTTTTCCCTCTGTTCCAGAGCCCCCAGGGCGCCCAGGCAAGGCCGCCACCTCTCCCACCTGGGAGGACGCCTCGAGCACCGACTCCACAGCCACGGCCACCGCTCCTCGGCTCCCGTGACACCGGCGCGCCTGCTGCTTCGAGCAGGGGAGGCTTTGCACTCCCATCGCACTTTTCTCGTCCGAAGATACGAAACTCCGTCCGGGCGTCGCAAATAATTCGAATTCGGCTCTCTGACACCTACCTCGGCGGGCGCGCGCCGCTGGGAGGGCGGGGTGGGTGGCTGGAGGTAAGGAGGCGCACAGCAGGGGTAAGCGCCGCCGTCGCACACTTTGCACGCCGCCCAGGGCTACACCACTCACCGAAAATTGGGAGGCAGGTCTGGGAGGCGGGGTTGAGCGCCCACCGCCTTGGGCGCGCCCGCGCCCCCCGCCATCGCGGCCCCCGCGCCCCCGGCCCACGCCCGCGCGGTCCCGGCACCGGCCTGCACCCCCAGGGTGCGCGGCGGCCCATTTGGGTGCGTCCCCGGTGGGCCGATTTTTCGCGCTTCCCCTTCGGTTTATAGGGGCCGCTGCTATGGGTCGGTCCTCTGAAGAGGCTGGGGCGTCATCGGGGCCGGTTAGAAGCTCTGCTCCCCGGCGGGGACACTCAGTCGCGTCGGCACCGCGGAGCGGGCTGCGTCAGGTGGCTGGCCGGCGCGGCGCTCCCCTGCTCTCTGGCTCCGGGCTGCGGCGCGGCGGCTGGAGCGAGCCCCTGTCCCGGCGCGGGGCGGCGGCGGGCGGCCGGCAGGCGCTGCCTTGCGTGTGAGTGCACCTCACTCACATGTAAGTCGGGGAGCGCCGGGGCCTCCCGCGGAAGTGCGAGTCGCCCGGCGCAGGCAAGAGCCGCCGGGTCCGGGACAAGGCAGGGGCGCCCGGGCGCCGCTGCCTTGCCCCGGGGCGCCTCCGGGCACCCCccaattctctctcttttctcttctccattgGCGTGCCCAAGAGCCAAACCAAGGAGCGCCTGAGGGTAAACAGACTCCTGCCATCCGCGCCTTTGcacttttctttttgagttgaCATTTCTTGGTGCTTTTTGGTTTCTCGCTGTTGTTGGGTgctttttggtttgttcttgtccCTTTTTCGTTTGCTCATCCTTTTTGGCGCTAACTCTTAGGCAGCCAGCCCAGCAGCCCGAAGCCCGGGCAGCCGCGCTCCGCGGCCCCGGGGCAGCGCGGCGGGAACCGCAGCCAAGCCCCCCGACACGGGGCGCACGGGGGCCGGGCAGCCCGAGGCCGGGGGCAAGCAGGGAGCCCGGGCCAGGCGCGAGCCGAGCTCCCCGAGGTGGCCGGGCCACCATGCTGAAGATGGCCATGAAGCTCAAAGCCCGGGCGGCGGAGAGCGAGAAGAAGACGGCCGCGGCGGCTGCCGAGGTGGCTGCCGAAGctgcggcggcggctgcggcgtTGGCCGAGCCGAGAGAGCCGCTCGCGCCGCGGAAGAGCGGGGACCCCGAGAAGCTCGCGAAGAACCCCAAGAACCCGGCGCGGGAGGCGCTCCCCGAAAAGTTCCTAACAGACAAGGAGCGCAAGAAGCTCGAGAAGAAGCTGCTGGAGCAGAGGcgaaaggaggagaagaagaaggagaaggagaggaagaagatggagaagatgctgaagaagaagaagaagaaggtgcCAGAAGCCCAGGAGGAGGCCCGATGCCCcgaggccgccgccgccgcggccgccgccgACGACGACGAGGGCGCCGAGGAGGGCGCCGTCGGGGGCGCCGAGGAGGGCGCCGCCGCCGGGGGCACGAGTAGGGCCTGGGCTGACTGGGACACGGACTCGAGCGACGAGGACGACGCCTACTACGCGGCGCCGCGCGTTGGGGGCATCGTGTGGCGGCCCGGGCCGCTCAAGGCTGGCGCGCTGAGCGCCCACCTGCCCCTCGTGGTGTTCCTGGTCTTCTCGGTGCGCAGCCCCTCGTGGGTGCTCAACTTCCTGCTGCAGAAGCGCACGGAGCAGGGCCGCGGCTGCGGCTTCGTGTTCGGGGCGACCTGCTGCTTCCGAGTGTTCCTGGGCTGCGCCTTCTTCTCCTACTTGGGCGGCCGCGCCAAGCGCAGAGGCCGCGGGCGCTCCGGGGCCAGAGGCGCCTTCGGCTCGGGCCATGGCGCCCGGCGCCGGGGGCGCGAGGAGCGGCTCATCTAGTCAgaccccccaccccgccaccGCCACCAGACACCACCATCGCTGTGTAGTGTGGGTTTTTATtcgtgttcgtgtgtgtgtgtggacacatTTTCCTTTTCGGTTGCTCTGTCCTTTGGTTCGTGCTCGCCTCGCTTTTTCCACACTCCTGCTCTCTGGCTCTCTGTGTCTCTCGCTCTTTCGAAAATTTTCCTAAGTCCGGGCGCGCGCTCCCTCCCCTtccgcccaccccagcccctcgGCGGCGCCCGCGGGAGGGGGAGGAGGCCTCGGGGGCGCCGGGCGACGCGGTCCGGGGGGTGGAGCGTTGGCGTCGTGCGAGGGGTCGTCACTGGCGCGGAGACGCCCCCTCTCCCCCCTCGGCTCAGCCGGGCTGCTGCCCGAgcccggggggtggggggcgtcTCCCCGGCCCGTCCCGTCCCCGGCCGGGCGCGGGCGGAGGGACCCCCTCCCCGGGCTCCCGGGGGGCCGCCTCCCTCCGCCGGCTCCCGCCCtcccagccgccgccgccgccgcggccgcTCCTcggccctcctcctcctcctcctccttccacccccctcgccgccgccgcctcctcctccccccGCCTCCCCCCGCCCGCCGCGGCGCTTTTGGCTcggggcggcggcgggggccCGGCCGAGGCAATaagagcggcggcggcggcagcggcggcagcAGCTCCCGCAGCTCCTGCTCTGGTCCGCCTCGGCCCGGCGGCGGCCATCAGCCCCCTCGGCCTCGGCTCGAGGGGCGGGGAGCTGCGCGCGCCCCTCGGTCCGACCGACACCCTCCCCTTCCCGCCCGTCCGCGCGCCCCGCGGCCCGCGGCCCGCAGTCCGCCCCGCGCGCTCCTTGCCGAGGAGCCGAGCCCGCGCCCGGCCCGCCCGCCCGGCGCTGCCCCGGCCCTCCCGGCCCGCGTGAGGCCGcccgcgcccgccgccgccgcagcccGGCCgcgccccgccgccgccgccgccgccatggGCTGCCTCGGGAACAGTAAGACCGAGGACCAGCGCAACGAGGAGAAGGCGCAGCGTGAGGCCAACAAAAAGATCGAGAAGCAGCTGCAGAAGGACAAGCAGGTCTACCGGGCCACGCACCGCCTGCTGCTGCTGGGTAAGGGCGGGCGGGGGGCGCCGGCCCCGGCCCGGGGGCCCTCGAAGGGCGCCCCGCAGGCCGCGCGCGCCGAGCCCGCCCCCCGCCCCGGGCGCGCGCTCCCGAGCCCCCCGCCCGTTCGCGGGCTCTGTCTGTGGGGGGCGAGGCCGGAAGGGGGACCCAGGGGCGCGGATTCGGCCGGGCGGGGGCTCAAAAACGGGGCGGGGGGCCGTGGCGACGCGGGCGCGGGTCCCCCTCCCCCGGCCTGCCCGCTCAgtgtctctctcttgctctcgctctcgctctccccctctttctctctttctctctttttccgcGAGGCCTACACGACGCCAGGGGTTTGGGTGCgtgttggggagggggagggggagcccATGGGGCTCCGGAGACTGCGACAAA is a genomic window containing:
- the GNAS gene encoding protein GNAS isoform i (isoform i is encoded by transcript variant 10), translating into MGCLGNSKTEDQRNEEKAQREANKKIEKQLQKDKQVYRATHRLLLLGAGESGKSTIVKQMRILHVNGFNGEGGEEDPQAARSNSDGI